In a single window of the Deinococcus aetherius genome:
- a CDS encoding branched-chain amino acid ABC transporter permease: MGDFLAQYGFLIVTMVQAGLLGLSLYFPLQAGQLSLASPGFYAVGGYVAAILLTNPAFAGLRESLGNGLFPLTWLAAALICGLLGLVVGIPALRLRGIYLALATIAFVEILRVVSLNLGVTGGAIGIFGIPQAFGFQDRWQYIWLFGPLLILTLLFARQLERSRVGRAFRAIREDELAADAMGVPPTRYKVLAFVIGAVLAGIVGAMSAPFLNTWNAKQGTFDASIAILAFVLIGGSRNIWGPVVGGALLTAVPELLRFLADWRLVINGLVLVVASLYLPQGIVGALERLRRTRPPRRPETAALPGVKGGTP, translated from the coding sequence ATGGGAGACTTCCTTGCCCAGTACGGCTTCCTGATCGTCACGATGGTGCAGGCAGGGCTGTTGGGCCTGAGCCTGTACTTCCCGCTCCAGGCCGGGCAGCTCAGCCTCGCCAGTCCCGGCTTCTACGCGGTGGGGGGGTACGTCGCCGCGATCCTGCTCACCAACCCGGCCTTCGCGGGGCTGCGCGAGTCGCTGGGGAACGGCCTCTTCCCGCTCACCTGGCTCGCGGCGGCGCTGATCTGCGGTCTGCTCGGCCTTGTCGTGGGCATCCCCGCCCTGCGGCTGCGCGGCATCTACCTCGCGCTGGCGACCATCGCCTTCGTCGAAATCCTGCGGGTGGTGAGCCTGAACTTGGGCGTCACGGGCGGGGCCATCGGCATCTTCGGCATTCCGCAGGCGTTCGGTTTCCAGGACCGCTGGCAGTACATCTGGCTCTTCGGGCCGCTCCTGATCCTCACCCTGCTCTTCGCGCGGCAGCTCGAACGCTCGCGGGTGGGCCGGGCCTTCCGCGCGATCCGCGAGGACGAACTCGCCGCCGACGCGATGGGCGTGCCGCCGACGCGCTACAAGGTGCTCGCCTTCGTGATCGGCGCGGTGCTCGCCGGGATCGTCGGGGCGATGAGTGCCCCCTTCCTGAACACCTGGAACGCCAAGCAGGGCACCTTCGACGCCTCCATCGCCATCCTCGCCTTCGTCCTGATCGGTGGCTCGCGCAACATCTGGGGCCCGGTGGTGGGCGGGGCGCTCCTGACCGCCGTGCCCGAACTGCTGCGCTTCCTGGCCGACTGGCGCCTCGTGATCAACGGGCTGGTGCTCGTCGTGGCGAGCCTGTACCTGCCGCAAGGGATCGTGGGGGCTCTGGAAAGATTACGGCGCACCCGGCCCCCCCGCCGCCCCGAGACCGCCGCCCTGCCCGGGGTGAAGGGAGGCACGCCGTGA
- a CDS encoding tryptophan-rich sensory protein — MTGLPRQLTLLAATVLTLVMNYLSNALPLFGNSNREVSDGLPNAFTPAGLTFSVWGVIFLGLLAFAVYRALPAQRGPRLDRLFWPFLLANLLNVAWLLAFQSLNFGLSVVVMLALLGSLIWLYLRVRGLKPLGAEPLTLALPTSLYLAWISVATMANITAFLVSQGVTGGLAGLSGPVWSALLVVVAALLGVFFLMRFRDYAFAGVLLWSFYGVYAARPEVNTVVLGVALAAALVLLGIVLAARRPRAAL; from the coding sequence ATGACCGGACTCCCCAGGCAACTCACCCTGCTCGCGGCGACCGTCCTCACGCTGGTCATGAACTACCTCAGCAACGCGCTCCCCCTCTTCGGGAACAGCAACCGGGAGGTCAGTGACGGCCTGCCCAACGCCTTCACGCCCGCCGGGCTGACCTTCTCGGTGTGGGGCGTGATCTTCCTGGGCCTGCTCGCCTTCGCGGTCTATCGGGCCCTCCCGGCGCAGAGGGGCCCACGCCTCGACCGCCTCTTCTGGCCGTTCCTGCTGGCGAACCTGCTCAACGTGGCGTGGCTGCTGGCCTTCCAGAGCCTGAACTTCGGCCTCAGCGTGGTCGTCATGCTCGCGCTGCTGGGCAGCCTGATCTGGCTGTACCTGCGCGTGCGCGGCCTGAAGCCGCTCGGCGCCGAACCCCTCACGCTCGCGCTGCCCACCAGCCTGTACCTCGCCTGGATCAGCGTGGCGACGATGGCAAACATCACCGCTTTTCTCGTCAGCCAGGGGGTGACGGGAGGCCTGGCGGGGCTGAGCGGCCCGGTGTGGTCGGCCCTCCTGGTGGTCGTCGCCGCGCTGCTGGGCGTGTTCTTCCTCATGCGCTTTCGGGACTACGCCTTCGCCGGGGTGCTGCTGTGGTCCTTCTACGGCGTGTATGCCGCGCGGCCCGAGGTGAACACGGTCGTCCTCGGCGTGGCGCTCGCCGCCGCCCTCGTGCTGCTCGGGATCGTGCTCGCGGCCCGGCGGCCCAGGGCGGCGCTGTAG
- a CDS encoding acyl-CoA dehydrogenase family protein translates to MIDFTLTDEQKQLQQLARDFTRREIIPVAAEYDQKEELPWPVVQKAFEVGLLNASIPERAGGLGLGMVDECLIGEELAYGCMGIYTVMMASELGITPILVGGTEEQQKRLLSPLTEKPSLAAFALSEPNNGSDAAGMHTTAVLDGDEWVINGTKMWISNGGVADITVVFATTDRQGGHRATVALVVPKDAPGFSWNKIKHKMGQRASLTSELVFENVRVPKENQLGGLGDGFKIAMKTLDKTRIPVAAGSVGIARRALDESVKYAKERQAFGKPIADFQAIQFKLAEMAMGVETGRLMYQKAAWLVDRGLPHGYESAIAKAYCSDMAFDAANEAIQVHGGYGYVGEYPVEKLLRDVKLNQIYEGTNEIQRVVIGRQLLK, encoded by the coding sequence ATGATCGACTTCACCCTCACCGACGAGCAGAAACAGCTCCAGCAACTCGCCCGCGACTTCACCCGCCGCGAGATCATCCCCGTCGCCGCCGAGTACGACCAGAAGGAGGAACTGCCCTGGCCGGTGGTGCAAAAGGCCTTCGAGGTCGGCCTCCTCAACGCCTCCATCCCCGAACGCGCGGGCGGCCTGGGGCTGGGCATGGTGGACGAGTGCCTGATCGGCGAGGAACTGGCCTACGGCTGCATGGGCATCTACACGGTCATGATGGCCTCCGAACTGGGCATCACGCCCATCCTGGTCGGCGGCACCGAGGAGCAGCAGAAGCGTCTCCTGAGCCCGCTCACCGAGAAGCCATCGCTGGCCGCCTTCGCCCTCAGTGAACCCAACAACGGCTCCGACGCCGCCGGGATGCACACCACCGCCGTCCTCGACGGCGACGAGTGGGTCATCAACGGCACGAAAATGTGGATCAGCAACGGCGGGGTGGCCGATATCACGGTCGTCTTCGCCACCACCGACCGCCAGGGCGGGCACCGGGCGACGGTCGCGCTCGTGGTGCCTAAGGACGCGCCCGGCTTCTCGTGGAACAAGATCAAGCACAAGATGGGTCAGCGGGCGAGCCTGACCTCCGAACTCGTCTTCGAGAACGTGCGGGTGCCGAAGGAGAATCAGCTCGGCGGCCTGGGCGACGGCTTCAAGATCGCCATGAAGACGCTCGACAAGACCCGCATCCCGGTGGCGGCGGGGTCGGTCGGCATCGCCCGCCGCGCGCTCGACGAGAGCGTCAAGTACGCCAAGGAGCGTCAGGCGTTCGGCAAACCCATCGCCGACTTCCAGGCGATCCAGTTCAAGCTCGCCGAGATGGCGATGGGGGTCGAGACCGGGCGGCTGATGTACCAGAAGGCGGCGTGGCTGGTGGACCGGGGCCTGCCCCACGGCTACGAATCCGCCATCGCCAAGGCCTACTGCTCGGACATGGCCTTCGACGCGGCGAACGAGGCGATCCAGGTTCACGGCGGCTACGGCTACGTGGGCGAGTACCCGGTCGAGAAGCTGCTGCGCGACGTGAAGCTCAACCAGATTTACGAGGGCACGAACGAGATTCAGCGGGTGGTGATCGGCCGTCAGCTCCTGAAGTGA
- a CDS encoding lipid II:glycine glycyltransferase FemX, translating to MRLTLVETTDSRVYDDAVRSLPLTSALQGWGYGEARRVLCQTPMRYLIQHSGRTVGAVQLLRKRLVPGLSTLYAPRGPALESLDLLPAFAEAARKVARPTDALLKVEPPSPIPADDSVPVPGSFGPLRRAESEQPEHTILADLTRSEDELFAGLHSMARRNVRTAQKLGVVAGRDDDFEAFWEIFTATNERAKLGAFPRAYYETMLREGNAHGGEAYIVLSRYEGKALAGGFFLAMGTGTSYLFGGSVRDDRTQPDGTPYKDAKAPDAFYWNAMLDAKRRGYTLFDFWGIPRRLDEDKHSFGVFKMKLKFSEHRVWYPAYDLNLNVAAPAIVRALRWRKTQNNLRKRGSAEDVL from the coding sequence ATGCGCCTGACCCTGGTCGAAACCACCGATTCCCGCGTGTACGACGACGCGGTGCGCTCGCTCCCCCTCACCAGCGCCCTGCAAGGCTGGGGCTACGGGGAGGCGCGGCGCGTGCTGTGTCAGACGCCGATGCGTTACCTCATCCAGCACAGCGGGCGGACGGTGGGCGCCGTCCAGCTCCTCCGCAAGCGGCTGGTGCCCGGGCTCAGCACCCTTTACGCTCCGCGCGGCCCGGCGCTGGAGTCCCTCGACCTCCTGCCCGCCTTCGCCGAGGCCGCCCGTAAGGTCGCCCGGCCCACCGACGCCCTCCTCAAGGTCGAGCCCCCCTCACCCATCCCTGCCGACGACTCGGTGCCTGTCCCCGGGTCGTTCGGCCCCCTGCGCCGTGCCGAGTCCGAGCAGCCCGAGCACACCATCCTCGCCGACCTCACCCGTTCGGAGGACGAGCTGTTCGCGGGCCTGCACTCGATGGCGCGCCGCAACGTCCGCACCGCGCAGAAGCTGGGCGTGGTCGCGGGCCGCGACGACGACTTTGAGGCGTTCTGGGAGATTTTCACGGCGACGAACGAGCGGGCCAAACTCGGCGCCTTCCCCCGTGCCTACTACGAGACCATGCTGCGCGAGGGCAACGCGCACGGCGGCGAGGCGTACATCGTCCTGTCGCGGTACGAGGGGAAGGCGCTCGCCGGGGGCTTTTTCCTGGCGATGGGCACGGGCACCTCTTACCTCTTCGGCGGCAGCGTGCGCGACGACCGCACCCAGCCGGACGGCACGCCCTACAAGGACGCCAAGGCGCCGGACGCCTTCTACTGGAACGCGATGCTGGACGCCAAGCGCCGTGGCTACACCCTCTTCGACTTCTGGGGCATCCCGCGCAGGCTGGACGAGGACAAGCATTCTTTCGGCGTCTTCAAGATGAAGCTCAAGTTCTCCGAGCACCGTGTCTGGTATCCCGCCTACGACCTAAATCTCAACGTCGCCGCCCCCGCCATCGTGAGGGCGTTGCGCTGGCGCAAGACGCAGAACAACCTCAGGAAGCGGGGGAGTGCGGAGGACGTGCTGTAG
- a CDS encoding GNAT family N-acetyltransferase: MFAPALTLRPVRPADSGALAHVAYETAFFGESAARFFPSRPLFAALWVAPYLTPGGGGVGFVAERQGGEVVGYILGSVDRGRYSHALAAQVPGLLGRLVTGRLPGAWPSLRYLLRSTFYGVPHPPADLYPAHLHLNLLASARGLGAGGALLDAYLSELRARRVPGVQLSTTRRNAAAVHLYERRGFRVWAAQQTPLWTPWTGQAEEQVTMALDLTRGWA; this comes from the coding sequence ATGTTCGCGCCCGCCCTCACCCTGCGCCCCGTGCGGCCCGCCGACTCGGGGGCGCTGGCCCACGTCGCCTACGAGACGGCCTTTTTCGGGGAGAGTGCCGCGCGCTTCTTCCCCTCGCGCCCGCTCTTCGCCGCCCTGTGGGTCGCGCCGTACCTCACACCCGGCGGGGGCGGGGTGGGCTTCGTAGCGGAGCGGCAGGGGGGCGAGGTCGTCGGGTACATCCTGGGGAGCGTGGACCGGGGGCGCTACTCGCACGCCCTCGCCGCGCAGGTGCCGGGGCTGCTGGGGCGGCTGGTGACGGGGCGGTTGCCGGGGGCGTGGCCTTCATTGCGTTATCTGCTACGCTCCACCTTCTACGGAGTGCCGCATCCGCCCGCCGACCTCTACCCCGCCCACCTGCACCTCAACCTGCTCGCGTCCGCAAGGGGGTTGGGGGCGGGAGGGGCGCTGCTCGACGCCTACCTCTCCGAGCTGCGGGCACGGCGGGTGCCCGGCGTCCAGCTCTCGACCACGAGGCGGAACGCCGCCGCCGTCCACCTCTACGAGCGGCGCGGCTTCCGGGTCTGGGCGGCGCAGCAGACCCCGCTCTGGACGCCGTGGACCGGGCAGGCGGAGGAACAGGTCACGATGGCCCTCGACCTCACGCGGGGGTGGGCGTGA
- a CDS encoding tautomerase family protein produces MPYLRVTCPPLPAGRKAEVARQLTEAVNLLFFSPRGGPTREELREHTTVHFAEVCDEDLYIGGRTPRERGRVDLTVELSDWNMSTRKQRQVARHLTPVLARLFGVGPEDVDGINLRFHSYPPRDFAVGGRLLSDRVPWVGQFLKGRGG; encoded by the coding sequence ATGCCCTACCTGCGCGTCACCTGCCCTCCCCTCCCCGCCGGGCGCAAGGCGGAGGTCGCCCGGCAACTCACCGAGGCGGTCAATCTGCTCTTCTTCTCGCCGCGCGGCGGCCCCACCCGTGAGGAACTGCGCGAGCACACGACGGTTCACTTCGCCGAAGTTTGCGACGAGGACCTCTACATCGGCGGGCGCACCCCCCGCGAGCGGGGCCGGGTGGACCTGACCGTCGAACTCTCCGACTGGAACATGAGCACCCGCAAGCAGCGGCAGGTGGCCCGCCACCTCACCCCCGTCCTCGCCCGCCTGTTCGGGGTGGGGCCGGAGGACGTGGACGGCATCAACCTCCGCTTCCACTCCTACCCGCCGCGCGACTTCGCGGTGGGGGGCCGCCTCCTCTCCGACCGGGTGCCGTGGGTCGGCCAGTTCCTCAAGGGGCGCGGCGGTTAA
- a CDS encoding peptidylprolyl isomerase, whose amino-acid sequence MKQSILTLALLLGGAALAQTTTPTPAPTPPATPSQTAPAQTTAPAPAQTTPAQPTPAQTTPATPTTPPATTPAAPARTTPAPAANPQAVVAVVGGERFTLADYERAFRVAVARVLNSQGVPFTPDILPEFAEARGEFLKQFARDRAVYQLARRDTKVTPAQIDEQFASARKGFSSDAEFAEALQATGYGNEADLRADLERQAVVSAYLEGIKNRLRFGDAVVNSFYNLNKQSFNRPAQACVRHILVKTQAEAQTVLKDLQAGGDFAKIAQEKSQDPGSAAEGGDLGCIAPGDTVEAFDKAAFGGPVNQPQIAQTEYGWHVLLVTKRNQAGLAPLAEVAPTIREQLARDAAQKYLDAQIARLNIQTTPSVVAAPAPASSNTPTPNNTTSK is encoded by the coding sequence ATGAAACAAAGCATCCTCACGCTCGCCCTGCTGCTCGGCGGCGCGGCCCTGGCCCAGACCACCACGCCGACGCCCGCCCCCACTCCCCCGGCGACGCCGTCTCAGACGGCCCCAGCGCAGACCACGGCGCCTGCCCCGGCCCAGACCACCCCAGCTCAGCCGACCCCGGCCCAAACCACGCCCGCCACCCCAACCACTCCACCTGCCACGACGCCCGCCGCCCCGGCCCGGACCACCCCGGCTCCCGCCGCGAACCCCCAGGCGGTCGTCGCGGTGGTGGGGGGCGAACGCTTCACGCTGGCGGACTACGAGCGGGCGTTCCGGGTGGCGGTGGCGCGGGTGCTGAACTCGCAGGGGGTGCCCTTCACGCCCGACATCCTGCCCGAGTTCGCCGAGGCGCGGGGGGAATTCCTGAAGCAGTTCGCCCGCGACCGCGCCGTGTACCAGCTCGCCCGCCGGGACACCAAGGTCACGCCCGCCCAGATCGACGAGCAGTTCGCCTCCGCCCGCAAGGGCTTTTCCTCGGACGCCGAGTTCGCCGAGGCCCTTCAGGCGACGGGCTACGGGAACGAGGCCGATCTGCGCGCCGACCTGGAGCGGCAGGCCGTCGTCTCCGCGTACCTGGAGGGCATCAAGAACCGCCTCAGGTTCGGGGACGCCGTGGTCAACAGCTTCTACAACCTCAACAAGCAGTCCTTCAACCGCCCGGCCCAGGCCTGCGTGCGGCACATCCTGGTCAAGACCCAGGCCGAGGCCCAGACCGTCCTGAAGGACCTCCAGGCAGGCGGGGACTTCGCCAAGATCGCCCAGGAGAAGAGCCAGGACCCCGGCAGCGCGGCGGAGGGCGGCGACCTCGGCTGCATCGCGCCCGGCGACACGGTGGAGGCCTTCGACAAGGCGGCCTTCGGCGGCCCCGTGAACCAGCCCCAGATCGCGCAGACCGAGTACGGCTGGCACGTCCTGCTCGTCACCAAGCGCAATCAGGCGGGTCTCGCGCCCCTCGCGGAGGTCGCGCCCACCATCCGCGAGCAATTGGCCCGCGACGCCGCCCAGAAGTACCTCGACGCCCAGATCGCCCGCCTGAACATCCAGACGACGCCGTCGGTGGTCGCCGCCCCCGCCCCCGCGTCCAGCAACACACCCACTCCCAACAACACCACGAGCAAGTAA
- a CDS encoding branched-chain amino acid ABC transporter permease, translated as MELSQLIQNLLNGLAIGSVYAIFALGYTLVFSILGIINFAHGAVFTLGAYFTYTLVVGQFENNGLLKGVNLFPQGSPLSGNPWAFALATLIGAVIAGFVAVLVERLAFRPMRARGADPLLALVSSLGVALVVVNLIQLLVGAEIYNFPSDAYGEVRPALSFQIGDRVVIVRTVQIIIFAVSLAMLAVLGYVIGRTKVGKALRAVAESPGTASLLGISVDRFILITFFLSGFLGGLAGTLVGTAFGVAGPYFGVTYGLKGLAVIVLGGLGSIPGAVVGGLVIGLAEAFVPANYSAYKDAVAFALLFVILLVRPQGLLGRVQIQKV; from the coding sequence GTGGAACTGAGCCAACTCATCCAGAACCTCCTCAACGGCCTCGCCATCGGCAGCGTGTACGCGATCTTCGCGCTGGGCTACACGCTGGTCTTCTCCATCCTGGGCATCATCAATTTCGCGCACGGCGCCGTGTTCACGCTCGGCGCCTACTTCACCTACACGCTGGTCGTCGGGCAGTTCGAGAACAACGGACTCCTCAAGGGGGTTAACCTCTTCCCGCAGGGCTCGCCGCTGTCGGGGAACCCCTGGGCCTTCGCCCTCGCCACCCTGATCGGAGCAGTGATCGCGGGGTTCGTCGCCGTGCTCGTCGAGCGGCTGGCGTTCCGGCCCATGCGGGCGAGGGGCGCCGATCCCCTGCTCGCCCTGGTGAGCAGCCTGGGCGTGGCGCTCGTCGTCGTGAACCTGATTCAACTCCTCGTGGGCGCGGAAATCTACAACTTCCCCTCCGACGCCTACGGGGAGGTGCGGCCCGCGCTGAGCTTTCAGATAGGAGACCGGGTCGTCATCGTCCGCACGGTGCAGATCATCATCTTCGCGGTGAGCCTGGCGATGCTGGCGGTGCTGGGGTACGTGATCGGTCGGACCAAAGTGGGCAAGGCGCTGCGGGCGGTCGCGGAGAGTCCGGGCACAGCGAGCCTGCTCGGCATCAGCGTGGACCGCTTCATCCTGATCACCTTCTTCCTGTCGGGCTTTCTCGGGGGACTGGCAGGAACGCTCGTCGGCACGGCCTTTGGGGTGGCGGGGCCGTACTTCGGGGTGACGTATGGGCTCAAGGGGCTGGCCGTGATCGTCCTCGGCGGGCTGGGCAGCATTCCCGGCGCGGTCGTCGGCGGCCTCGTGATCGGACTGGCGGAGGCATTCGTGCCCGCCAACTACAGCGCCTACAAGGACGCGGTGGCCTTCGCCCTGCTCTTCGTCATTCTCCTCGTGCGTCCGCAGGGTCTGCTGGGCCGCGTGCAGATTCAGAAGGTCTGA
- a CDS encoding MFS transporter, giving the protein MNDPTPPRFSTQRLFYGWVVVGVTVLALLISAGARSAPGVFLLPMEESLGLSRSTLSLSASLGLLVFGLAAPLSGRLMDRFGPRRVATVGLLLVTLSFALTTLSRSALGLHLTWGLLSGLGTGLVGSVLGATVATRWFVRRRGLVTGIFGAATSAGQLLFIPLLTGWAQNLGWTGGTWIIAAVALVLAPLVWWLLRDSPAQVGLRPDGDPVSTAAPAPQPDPRVMGRAVRHRDFWLLAATFFVCGATSNGIIGTHFIAYCGDMGLTPGFAAGMLAVMGAFNFVGTLASGYFTDRVDPRFLLGMYYAFRGVSLALLPFVPPGYSLTLFAVLFGLDYIATVPPTIALTADTFGRANVGTVYGWIFCSHQVGAALASWLGGVSRDALGSYSAAMIAAAVLAGAAAVLALGVTAPARRSQVAR; this is encoded by the coding sequence ATGAACGACCCCACGCCCCCCCGGTTCAGCACGCAGAGGCTCTTTTACGGCTGGGTCGTGGTGGGCGTCACCGTCCTCGCCCTGCTGATCTCGGCGGGGGCCCGCTCGGCGCCCGGCGTGTTCCTGCTGCCGATGGAGGAGTCGCTGGGCCTCAGCCGGAGCACCCTGTCCCTCTCGGCCAGCCTGGGGTTGCTCGTCTTCGGGCTGGCCGCCCCCCTGTCGGGGCGTCTGATGGACCGCTTCGGGCCGCGCCGGGTCGCCACCGTGGGCCTGCTGCTGGTGACCCTCAGCTTCGCGCTGACCACCCTGTCGCGCTCCGCCCTGGGCCTGCACCTGACGTGGGGGCTGCTGAGCGGGCTGGGGACGGGACTCGTCGGCAGCGTCCTGGGGGCGACCGTGGCGACCCGCTGGTTCGTGCGGCGGCGCGGCCTGGTGACGGGCATCTTCGGCGCGGCGACGAGCGCGGGGCAACTGCTGTTCATTCCCCTGCTCACGGGCTGGGCCCAGAACCTCGGCTGGACGGGCGGCACCTGGATCATCGCGGCGGTGGCGCTCGTGCTCGCCCCCCTGGTGTGGTGGCTGTTGCGGGACAGCCCGGCGCAGGTGGGGCTGAGGCCGGACGGAGACCCGGTGAGCACGGCTGCCCCCGCCCCCCAGCCCGACCCCCGGGTGATGGGGCGGGCGGTGCGGCACCGCGACTTCTGGTTGCTGGCGGCGACCTTCTTCGTCTGCGGGGCGACGAGCAACGGCATCATCGGCACCCACTTCATCGCGTACTGCGGGGACATGGGGCTCACCCCGGGCTTTGCGGCGGGGATGCTGGCGGTGATGGGGGCTTTCAACTTCGTGGGCACGCTCGCCAGCGGGTACTTCACCGACCGCGTGGACCCGCGCTTCCTGCTGGGGATGTACTACGCCTTCCGGGGGGTCAGCCTCGCGCTGCTGCCCTTCGTGCCGCCGGGCTACAGCCTGACCCTCTTCGCGGTGCTCTTCGGCCTCGACTACATCGCCACCGTGCCGCCCACCATCGCCCTGACCGCCGACACCTTCGGGCGGGCGAACGTGGGCACGGTTTACGGCTGGATTTTCTGCTCCCACCAGGTCGGCGCGGCGCTGGCCTCCTGGCTGGGCGGAGTCAGCCGCGACGCCCTGGGCAGCTACAGCGCGGCGATGATCGCGGCGGCGGTCCTGGCGGGGGCGGCGGCGGTGCTGGCGCTGGGGGTGACGGCTCCCGCGCGGCGCTCCCAGGTCGCCCGGTAA
- a CDS encoding ABC transporter substrate-binding protein → MKRLAFTVTFALLAAAQAQKVQTPVPIGVAVAQTSNTALLGQEQVIGARFAEKFLNARGGINGTPIKLVFQDAAGDENSAINAFQNLITKENVVGIVGPTLSQQAFAADPIAERAKVPVLGPSNTAKGIPQIGEFVARVSAPVAVVAPNAIKQALKLDPKIKKVAVLYAQNDAFSTSETGTFQETAKAQGLNVATVQKFQTTDTDFTTQVTAVLNADVDLVIVSGLAADGGNLVKQLRQLGYKGLIIGGNGLNTSNIFSVCQRYCDGIIIAQAYSPAQPSAANQVFVKEYRAQYKKDPPQFAAQAYAGVQVMVEALKALDRKKKLAQWDLGELRAALNKQILAGKYNTPLGELRFEKDGEIIQKDFYVAQIKMKDARTGSFVFLK, encoded by the coding sequence ATGAAACGACTGGCCTTCACCGTCACCTTCGCCCTGCTCGCCGCCGCCCAGGCGCAGAAGGTCCAGACCCCCGTACCTATCGGCGTCGCCGTCGCCCAGACGAGCAACACCGCCCTGCTGGGGCAGGAGCAGGTCATCGGGGCGCGCTTCGCCGAGAAGTTCCTGAACGCGCGGGGCGGCATCAACGGCACGCCCATCAAGCTCGTCTTTCAGGACGCGGCGGGCGACGAGAACAGCGCGATCAACGCCTTCCAGAACCTGATCACCAAGGAGAACGTCGTCGGCATCGTGGGGCCCACCCTGTCGCAGCAGGCCTTTGCCGCCGACCCCATCGCCGAGCGGGCCAAGGTGCCCGTGCTGGGTCCGAGCAACACCGCCAAGGGCATCCCGCAGATCGGGGAGTTCGTGGCCCGGGTGTCCGCGCCCGTCGCCGTCGTAGCGCCCAACGCCATCAAGCAGGCCCTCAAGCTCGACCCCAAGATCAAGAAGGTCGCCGTGCTGTACGCGCAGAACGACGCCTTCTCGACCTCCGAGACGGGCACCTTCCAGGAGACGGCCAAGGCCCAGGGCCTGAACGTCGCCACGGTGCAGAAGTTCCAGACGACCGACACCGACTTCACCACCCAGGTGACGGCGGTGCTCAACGCAGACGTGGACCTCGTGATCGTCTCGGGCCTCGCGGCGGACGGGGGGAACCTCGTCAAGCAGCTCCGGCAACTGGGCTACAAGGGCCTGATCATCGGCGGCAACGGTCTGAACACCTCCAACATCTTCTCGGTGTGCCAGCGCTACTGTGACGGCATCATCATCGCGCAGGCGTACAGCCCGGCCCAGCCCAGCGCGGCCAATCAGGTCTTCGTGAAGGAATACCGCGCCCAGTACAAGAAGGACCCGCCCCAGTTCGCCGCCCAGGCCTACGCGGGCGTGCAGGTCATGGTCGAAGCCCTCAAGGCCCTCGACCGCAAGAAGAAGCTCGCCCAGTGGGACCTCGGCGAACTGCGGGCCGCGCTGAACAAGCAGATTCTTGCCGGGAAGTACAACACCCCCCTCGGCGAGCTGCGCTTCGAGAAGGACGGCGAGATCATCCAGAAGGACTTCTACGTCGCCCAGATCAAGATGAAAGACGCGCGCACGGGTTCGTTCGTCTTCTTGAAGTAA
- a CDS encoding DedA family protein has product MTPELPAWLTALDPAWLNAATLGLMFVEGAGVPGVPGILPMLAQAALMGAGRTSYADAVLWGALGNFLGSLTGYALGGRILARLPARWRERVQTPRIRRLTAHAGPLLIVLSRSVGSLRTPVTWTARALGVRSVPFTLWALVGAVLHVGLWQYALWKSGEAALRYVQRAEADLTPALLLAALGGGLWWGARRFRTRGEEQV; this is encoded by the coding sequence GTGACGCCGGAGTTGCCCGCCTGGCTCACGGCGCTCGACCCGGCGTGGCTGAACGCGGCGACCCTGGGCCTGATGTTCGTGGAGGGGGCGGGGGTGCCCGGGGTGCCCGGCATCCTGCCCATGCTCGCGCAGGCGGCCCTGATGGGCGCGGGGCGGACGAGTTACGCGGACGCGGTGCTGTGGGGTGCCCTGGGGAACTTCCTGGGGAGCCTCACCGGGTACGCGCTGGGCGGACGAATTCTGGCGCGGCTGCCTGCGCGCTGGCGGGAGCGGGTGCAGACCCCGCGAATACGGCGCCTGACCGCCCACGCCGGGCCACTCCTGATCGTCCTGAGCCGCAGCGTCGGGTCGCTGCGCACACCGGTGACGTGGACCGCCCGCGCCCTCGGCGTGCGTTCCGTCCCCTTCACCCTCTGGGCGCTCGTCGGCGCCGTGTTGCACGTCGGGCTGTGGCAGTACGCCCTCTGGAAGTCCGGGGAGGCTGCCCTGCGGTACGTCCAGCGGGCGGAGGCGGACCTGACGCCCGCCTTGCTCCTCGCCGCCCTCGGGGGGGGGCTGTGGTGGGGAGCGCGGCGGTTCAGGACGCGGGGGGAGGAACAGGTCTAG